One stretch of Streptomyces hygroscopicus DNA includes these proteins:
- a CDS encoding cobalt ABC transporter permease, protein MGAGHAHKLYRAGRSPVHALPPHCKIAAVFCFVLVVVSTPREAVWAFGAYALLLAGVAAAARIPAGYLLRRLLIEIPFVAFAVLMPFIAEGPRVAVLGMSLSESGLWSAWNILAKGTLGVAASVLLASTTELRALLLGLQRLRMPSLLVQIASFMIRYGDVISDEMRRMRIARQSRGFEARGVRHWGVLASSAGALFIRSYERGERVHLAMVSRGYTGTMPVIDDVTASRAQWMHAAALPLTALAVCLTGWMLL, encoded by the coding sequence ATGGGCGCGGGACACGCGCACAAGCTCTACCGGGCGGGCCGGTCGCCCGTCCACGCCCTCCCCCCGCACTGCAAGATCGCGGCAGTCTTCTGCTTCGTCCTCGTCGTCGTCTCCACGCCCCGCGAGGCCGTCTGGGCCTTCGGGGCGTACGCGCTGCTGCTGGCCGGGGTGGCGGCGGCGGCCCGGATACCGGCCGGGTATCTGCTGCGGCGGCTGCTGATCGAGATCCCGTTCGTGGCCTTCGCCGTGCTGATGCCGTTCATCGCGGAGGGCCCGCGGGTGGCCGTGCTGGGGATGTCGCTCAGCGAGTCCGGGCTGTGGAGCGCCTGGAACATCCTCGCCAAGGGCACCCTCGGCGTCGCCGCCTCCGTCCTCCTGGCCTCCACGACCGAGCTGCGCGCCCTGCTGCTGGGGCTGCAGCGGCTGCGGATGCCCTCGCTGCTGGTGCAGATCGCCTCGTTCATGATCCGCTACGGGGACGTCATCTCCGATGAGATGCGCCGGATGCGGATCGCCCGCCAGTCACGCGGGTTCGAGGCGCGCGGGGTGCGCCACTGGGGGGTGCTCGCCTCCTCGGCCGGGGCGCTGTTCATCCGCTCGTACGAACGGGGCGAACGGGTCCACCTGGCGATGGTCAGCCGGGGCTATACGGGCACCATGCCGGTGATCGACGATGTGACGGCGTCCCGCGCCCAGTGGATGCACGCCGCCGCCCTCCCGCTGACCGCGCTGGCGGTCTGCCTGACCGGATGGATGCTCCTATGA
- a CDS encoding cobalt ABC transporter ATP-binding protein, with the protein MTDPATTPPSLQVAGLAYAYPDGHQALFGVDLTVARGERVALLGPNGAGKTTLVLHLNGILTAGAGTVTVAGLPVAKAHLAEIRRRVGIVFQDPDDQLFMPTVREDVAFGPAAAGLRGPELEERVRRALERVGMAEFADRPPHHLSFGQRRRVAVATVLAMEPEILVLDEPSSNLDPASRRELADILRSLEVTVLMVTHDLPYALELCPRSVVLSGGVIAADGGTQELLCDEELMREHRLELPFGFDPRSVTAPVR; encoded by the coding sequence ATGACCGACCCCGCCACCACCCCGCCGTCCCTCCAGGTGGCCGGTCTGGCCTATGCGTACCCCGACGGCCATCAGGCCCTCTTCGGTGTCGATCTGACCGTGGCCCGCGGCGAGCGCGTCGCGCTGCTCGGCCCCAACGGCGCGGGCAAGACCACGCTCGTGCTGCACCTCAACGGCATCCTTACGGCGGGCGCCGGGACCGTCACGGTCGCGGGGCTGCCGGTGGCGAAGGCGCATCTGGCCGAGATCCGCCGCCGGGTGGGCATCGTCTTCCAGGACCCGGACGACCAGCTCTTCATGCCGACCGTGCGCGAGGACGTGGCCTTCGGCCCGGCCGCGGCCGGACTGCGCGGCCCGGAGCTGGAGGAGCGGGTGCGCCGCGCCCTGGAGCGGGTCGGGATGGCGGAGTTCGCCGACCGGCCGCCCCACCACCTCTCCTTCGGGCAGCGCCGGCGGGTGGCCGTGGCGACCGTGCTGGCCATGGAGCCGGAGATCCTGGTCCTGGACGAGCCCTCGTCCAACCTCGACCCGGCCTCCCGCCGCGAACTCGCCGACATCCTGCGGTCCCTGGAGGTGACCGTGCTGATGGTCACCCACGATCTGCCGTACGCGCTGGAGCTGTGCCCGCGCTCGGTGGTGCTCAGCGGCGGGGTGATCGCGGCGGACGGCGGGACGCAGGAGCTGCTGTGCGACGAGGAGCTGATGCGCGAGCACCGGCTGGAGCTCCCCTTCGGCTTCGACCCCCGCTCGGTGACGGCGCCGGTGAGGTGA
- a CDS encoding DNA-binding protein, translating into MSVESEHADPADPTVSPLAHFGAEVRLERERLAMSREDLGREAHCGYSLVAKIEAGKRVPVLEFAEACDRVFPHSNGRFVRLWPLTLRYAFPPWFRRYVEFERDATTIRTFESQVIPGLLQTPEYARALLRTGRPDSLDDLVTARMTRQSLWERDSPPRAWFVLDEQALHRSIGGAEVMGCQMERLLKAGQEPRTVIQVVPRTAGAHPGLAGPFTILSFGQGPDVLYVDSFSEGRTVLDAAEVDAAAHAYDLLRSYALSPEASAEVIGTCLEELSP; encoded by the coding sequence TTGAGTGTCGAAAGTGAGCACGCAGATCCTGCGGACCCCACCGTTTCGCCGTTGGCCCACTTCGGGGCAGAAGTGCGGCTGGAGCGTGAACGGCTGGCGATGTCCCGGGAGGACCTTGGGAGGGAGGCGCACTGCGGGTACTCGCTCGTTGCCAAGATCGAGGCTGGCAAGCGGGTCCCGGTGCTGGAATTTGCGGAAGCGTGCGACCGCGTGTTTCCGCATTCAAACGGTCGATTCGTGCGTTTATGGCCGTTGACGCTTAGGTATGCGTTCCCACCGTGGTTCCGTAGATACGTTGAGTTCGAGCGGGACGCTACAACCATCCGAACCTTCGAGAGTCAGGTTATCCCTGGGTTACTACAGACGCCGGAGTATGCGCGGGCGCTGCTTCGCACTGGCCGACCGGACAGTCTTGATGACTTGGTGACGGCCCGCATGACGCGGCAGAGTCTCTGGGAGCGCGACAGCCCGCCCCGTGCTTGGTTCGTGCTGGATGAGCAAGCACTCCACCGGAGCATTGGCGGAGCTGAAGTGATGGGGTGTCAGATGGAGCGTTTACTCAAGGCTGGCCAGGAGCCCCGCACTGTCATTCAGGTAGTGCCACGGACAGCCGGGGCGCATCCTGGACTGGCTGGCCCGTTCACGATCCTGTCATTCGGGCAGGGCCCGGATGTGCTCTACGTGGATTCGTTCAGCGAGGGTCGTACCGTGCTGGATGCGGCAGAGGTGGATGCTGCGGCACACGCTTACGATCTGCTGAGAAGTTATGCACTGTCGCCCGAAGCGTCGGCCGAAGTGATCGGCACTTGCTTGGAGGAATTGAGCCCGTGA
- a CDS encoding esterase: MILPAPGMILTRRTLHHKEKHSTHARVDMAGVGSVVDVQGTVADGFEPVRDAFAANFTRHGERGAAMALYREGEKVVDLWGGAKTPDTKTPDAKTPDTKTPDDDGESGPGPSGGGPEPWTQDTAQVVRSVTKGVAAAVPLLLHQRGQLDLDGRVSTYWPEFKEAGKERVLVRHLLAHRTGVPVLDTPLTPAEAVDGISGPRAVAAQRPVWEPGTAHGYHALTYSWLVGELVRRVTGRTIGRWIAEEIARPLGLDLWLGLPEAQRGRVGRIAAVEALAAPAAHGPRLRPKRSVAEAYRDPESLTRRAFAAITPVPDENDPGYLAAELPASSGVATAEALARFYAALIGPLPSARTARSGGRLFAPATLTMARTEESAGPDRVLVVGTRYGLGYMLHGPACPLLGPGSFGHPGRGGSLAFADPEARIGFAYVTNGMRRGVTADPRAQALVRAVRTSLAALEA; encoded by the coding sequence GTGATCCTGCCCGCCCCCGGCATGATCCTCACCCGAAGGACGTTGCACCATAAGGAGAAACACAGCACACACGCGCGGGTCGACATGGCGGGAGTCGGATCAGTGGTGGACGTCCAGGGCACGGTGGCCGACGGTTTCGAACCGGTCCGGGACGCCTTCGCGGCGAACTTCACCCGGCACGGCGAGCGGGGTGCGGCCATGGCGCTCTACCGGGAGGGCGAGAAGGTCGTCGATCTGTGGGGCGGCGCGAAGACCCCCGACACGAAGACCCCGGACGCGAAGACCCCGGACACGAAGACCCCCGACGACGACGGCGAGAGCGGCCCCGGGCCTTCCGGCGGCGGTCCCGAGCCCTGGACCCAGGACACCGCCCAGGTCGTCCGGTCGGTCACCAAGGGCGTCGCCGCCGCCGTGCCGCTGCTGCTGCATCAGCGCGGCCAACTGGATCTGGACGGCAGGGTCAGCACCTACTGGCCGGAGTTCAAGGAAGCCGGCAAGGAGCGGGTGCTGGTGCGGCATCTGCTCGCGCACCGCACCGGCGTGCCCGTGCTCGACACCCCGCTGACCCCCGCCGAGGCCGTCGACGGCATATCCGGGCCGCGGGCCGTCGCCGCCCAGCGCCCCGTATGGGAGCCCGGTACGGCCCACGGCTACCACGCCCTGACGTATAGCTGGCTGGTGGGCGAGCTGGTGCGCCGGGTCACCGGGCGGACCATCGGGCGCTGGATCGCCGAGGAGATCGCCCGCCCGCTGGGGCTCGACCTGTGGCTCGGGCTGCCCGAGGCACAGCGGGGCCGGGTCGGCCGGATCGCGGCGGTGGAAGCCCTGGCCGCGCCCGCCGCCCATGGGCCCCGGCTGCGCCCCAAGCGGTCGGTCGCCGAGGCGTATCGGGACCCCGAATCGCTGACCCGGCGGGCGTTCGCGGCGATCACCCCGGTGCCGGACGAGAACGACCCCGGCTATCTCGCCGCCGAGCTGCCCGCCTCGAGCGGGGTGGCCACCGCCGAGGCGCTGGCCCGCTTCTACGCGGCGCTGATCGGCCCGCTGCCCTCGGCCCGTACGGCCCGCTCGGGAGGCAGGCTGTTCGCCCCGGCGACGCTCACGATGGCTCGTACGGAGGAGTCAGCGGGACCGGACCGGGTCCTGGTCGTCGGCACCCGATACGGCCTCGGCTACATGCTGCACGGCCCCGCCTGCCCGCTGCTGGGGCCGGGCTCCTTCGGCCACCCGGGGCGCGGCGGCTCCCTCGCCTTCGCCGACCCGGAGGCGCGCATCGGCTTCGCCTACGTCACCAACGGTATGCGGCGCGGTGTCACCGCGGATCCGCGTGCGCAGGCGCTGGTGCGCGCGGTGCGGACCAGCCTGGCGGCGCTGGAGGCGTAA
- a CDS encoding oxidoreductase codes for MRRFEGYAVMLTGAGRGIGEVTARRFAEEGARVLITDLDGERAAKAAASIRADGGEAESLGCDVAGRADAEAAVAHAVRSFGRLDVLVNSAHSCHVDTPLFEDQLDDEWQQDIDVTLGGAFRCSRAALPHLAAADGRGAIVNVGSVNGLQDFGNHAYSAAKAGLGSLTRTLAAHAARRGVRVNLVAPGTIRTPGWDGQEDTLRRAAEVYPLGRVGEPADIAAAITFLASSDAAWITGTTLPVDGGITTTNVAVRRAFGHLETPSET; via the coding sequence GTGCGGAGATTCGAGGGCTACGCGGTCATGCTCACCGGCGCGGGACGCGGGATCGGGGAGGTCACCGCCCGTCGCTTCGCCGAGGAGGGCGCCCGGGTGCTGATCACCGACCTGGACGGTGAACGGGCCGCCAAGGCCGCCGCGTCCATACGGGCCGACGGCGGCGAGGCCGAGTCGCTGGGCTGCGATGTGGCCGGGCGGGCGGACGCCGAGGCGGCCGTGGCGCACGCCGTAAGGAGCTTCGGAAGGCTGGACGTCCTGGTCAACAGCGCCCACTCATGCCACGTCGACACCCCGCTGTTCGAGGACCAGTTGGACGACGAGTGGCAGCAGGACATCGATGTCACCCTCGGCGGCGCCTTCCGCTGCTCCCGCGCCGCGCTGCCGCATCTGGCCGCCGCGGACGGCCGGGGCGCGATCGTCAACGTCGGCTCGGTCAACGGCCTCCAGGACTTCGGCAACCACGCCTACAGCGCCGCCAAGGCGGGCCTGGGCAGCCTCACCCGTACCCTGGCCGCCCACGCCGCCCGGCGGGGCGTCCGCGTCAACCTCGTGGCCCCCGGCACGATCCGCACCCCCGGCTGGGACGGCCAGGAGGACACCCTGCGCCGCGCCGCCGAGGTCTACCCGCTCGGCCGGGTCGGCGAACCCGCCGACATCGCCGCCGCCATCACCTTCCTCGCCTCATCCGACGCCGCCTGGATCACCGGCACCACCCTCCCCGTGGACGGCGGCATCACCACCACGAACGTGGCGGTGCGCAGGGCCTTCGGTCACTTGGAGACGCCCAGCGAGACATAG